A region of Clostridium acetobutylicum ATCC 824 DNA encodes the following proteins:
- a CDS encoding ribonuclease HII, which yields MSFKEIKSTLEDMDEQSRLSAAHDIMDDTRKNVKSLGKKILNAYEKKQNEIARVKKLYEFDKQFGNIVIAGVDEVGRGPLAGPIVGAAVILELNVEKDLDLILGINDSKKLSSKKRQELSEIIKEKALAWEIASLDNNEIDKKGISWCNNEIFKIAISKLKKVPELVISDGYAVKGIGIKNHYIVKGDAQSASIACASIIAKVYRDNLMGEYAKSYSEYGFESNVGYGSKDHIDAIKKFGTTPIHRMSFLKNII from the coding sequence ATGAGCTTTAAAGAAATAAAAAGCACTTTGGAAGATATGGATGAGCAAAGTAGGCTTTCAGCAGCTCACGATATTATGGATGACACAAGAAAGAACGTTAAATCTCTAGGTAAAAAGATTCTAAATGCCTATGAAAAAAAACAAAATGAAATTGCAAGGGTAAAAAAGCTGTATGAGTTTGATAAGCAATTTGGAAACATTGTTATTGCAGGTGTAGATGAAGTTGGAAGGGGACCTCTTGCAGGTCCGATAGTAGGTGCAGCTGTAATTTTAGAGTTGAATGTAGAAAAAGATTTAGACCTTATACTTGGAATAAATGATTCAAAGAAATTAAGCTCTAAAAAAAGGCAAGAGCTATCGGAAATTATAAAAGAAAAAGCTTTGGCTTGGGAGATTGCATCATTGGATAATAATGAAATAGATAAAAAGGGAATCTCATGGTGTAATAATGAAATATTTAAAATTGCCATAAGTAAGCTAAAGAAAGTGCCTGAACTTGTAATATCTGATGGATATGCAGTTAAAGGAATTGGAATAAAAAATCATTACATAGTAAAAGGCGATGCACAAAGTGCAAGTATAGCTTGTGCATCAATAATAGCTAAAGTATATAGGGACAATTTAATGGGTGAGTACGCTAAAAGCTATTCAGAGTATGGCTTTGAAAGCAATGTTGGATATGGTTCCAAGGATCATATAGATGCTATAAAAAAATTTGGAACAACACCAATACATCGTATGAGCTTTTTGAAAAATATTATATAA
- a CDS encoding YraN family protein — MHRLNKKAGDYGEKAAEIYLKKSGYTILNRNFRCFLGEVDIIAKNKDYITFVEVKSRWSDTYGLPCEAVNYRKKLKIYRTAKYYIASKSLINYNFRFDVIEVILNHQNDSYDLKFIENAFQI, encoded by the coding sequence ATGCATAGATTGAATAAAAAAGCAGGCGATTATGGTGAAAAAGCAGCAGAAATATACTTAAAAAAATCAGGATACACTATACTTAATAGGAATTTCAGATGCTTCTTAGGCGAAGTGGATATAATAGCAAAGAATAAAGATTATATTACCTTTGTAGAAGTTAAATCTAGATGGAGTGATACCTACGGCTTGCCCTGTGAGGCAGTAAATTACAGAAAAAAATTAAAAATTTATAGAACTGCTAAATATTATATCGCAAGTAAGAGTCTAATAAACTATAACTTTAGGTTTGACGTCATAGAGGTAATACTAAATCATCAAAATGATTCTTACGATTTAAAATTTATAGAAAATGCATTTCAAATATAG
- a CDS encoding gamma-glutamyl-gamma-aminobutyrate hydrolase family protein, giving the protein MRPVIGITALCKNENGNLFTFLNYYYSKSIVMAGGTPILIPLGGEDDDIKNYIDIIDGLILSGGEDINPLFYGENPTNKINYTSPERDEYEKKLYLKALEEDMPILGICRGLQLMNSVSGGNLYQDINMQVENSNGHSPVGISKSNLYHTVNIVKNSKLFNIFCEEEIKVNSFHHQAIKKLSDKFIISAQSSDGIVEGIEHKYNTFVLGVQWHPEYLSSKYPEFLKLFRTFVIESEKFKSR; this is encoded by the coding sequence ATGAGGCCCGTAATTGGAATTACAGCATTATGTAAAAATGAAAATGGCAATCTTTTTACATTTTTAAATTATTATTATTCAAAATCCATAGTTATGGCAGGTGGAACTCCTATATTGATTCCACTTGGTGGAGAAGATGATGATATTAAAAATTATATAGATATAATAGATGGTTTGATATTATCAGGTGGCGAAGACATAAATCCACTTTTTTATGGAGAAAACCCTACAAATAAAATTAATTACACATCTCCGGAAAGGGATGAATATGAAAAAAAGTTATATTTAAAGGCACTAGAAGAAGACATGCCTATTTTAGGGATATGTAGAGGCTTGCAGCTTATGAACTCGGTATCTGGAGGTAACCTTTATCAAGATATAAATATGCAGGTTGAGAACTCTAATGGGCATAGTCCAGTGGGAATCTCTAAATCAAACTTATACCATACTGTGAATATAGTTAAGAATTCAAAGCTTTTTAATATATTTTGCGAGGAAGAAATTAAAGTGAATTCCTTTCATCACCAAGCAATAAAAAAGCTAAGTGATAAATTTATAATATCGGCACAAAGCTCTGACGGCATAGTAGAAGGTATTGAGCACAAATACAATACTTTTGTACTAGGAGTTCAATGGCATCCGGAATATTTATCTTCTAAATACCCTGAATTTTTAAAGCTATT